Below is a genomic region from Raphanus sativus cultivar WK10039 chromosome 4, ASM80110v3, whole genome shotgun sequence.
CACTACCAAATGAGTTCATCCCTTTTGCTGATAATACCATGAACCAAAATGAATTTGTTCCCATCCAGATTAACCGAAATGAGACCCGAACGGTTCGCTCAACGTTCGTTACTTCTCGAAACACAAACCATTCCAATTTGTTTTCTCCATCTCAACCTTTTACTTCTTCGTACCATGCTTCACAAGTCCATTCATCTACCTTAACATTCAACAGTTCAAGCATGGCTTATCAGAGGAGAAGTAACATGGTTTCTGCTGTGAGAATGCCTCAAATCTCAGGATTTGTTAACCCTCGGTTTTCTCCAGTTTTTGCTTCTCCAACCATCCCAAACATGTATCATCATGCTACTGTCCCGACCAATAATATGGTCACTAGCCAAAATGGTCATGACCGTGGCCAACGTGTCATAACTTCTGGTCAAACCGATTGGAATCACTCTCAAAATGTTTTTGGTAAGGTCACTCCAACGATCTCAAACATGTACGATCATGTTATGGTTCCGACCAATAATATGGTCACTAGCCAAAATGGTCATGACCGTGGCAAACGTGTCATAACTTCTGGTCAAACCGATTGGAATCACTCTCCAAATGTTTTTGGTAAGGTCACTCCAACGATCTCAAACATGTACGATCATGTTATGGTTCCGACCAATAATATGGTCACTAGCCAAAATGGTCAGGAACGTGTCATAACTTCTGATCCAACCATTCACCCTCCAAATGTTTTTAATAACCAATGGAAAACCTTTTACCCTGAACCTATCGATTACACCAAAGTCGACACAAGTGACAACGGTGGTGAAAACAAGTATCGAACCCAAAGCATACCAAATGAAAAGTACGGTACATATACGTGTCCCAAGTGTCACAGTCCGTTTGATATTACACCAATGATATCAGCTGCGCGTATGGAGTTAGTTCATGCTAGCAATGAGACTAGCGAGGATAAAGAGAAAGGACCTTCTGCAGAAACTAAAAAAAGGTCTCGTGAACAAAATCATCCAGATGTCAATGGTAAAGCTCGGAAGATCGAATCGGATGACAACGTTCCAGAAGAGAGCTGATGCTATAGAGATGAAATAAGTGACTCTAAAACTAATTAATCAAATATCATTTAAGTTAAGAAATATGTATTTCGAATTAAGCTTTTAATATTAATGACTATGTTTGTTTCAACTTAtgatatatgtaaaataaataaaactgaatttcttttttcattttcttttcatttttatcaCCTTGTCTTTCATAATCAAGATTTAGATCATATGATTGTTTGGCGTTTTTTCCAAAAGATCAATCTTTTTTTGCCGATATCAATATAGTCCGCAAATGACAAACACGTGGATGGTTATTATTTTGATCTTATCCTTTGTAATCTAGATTTAGATCATGATTATATGgcgattttttttcaaaagaagaaTCTTTCTCTGCCAATATCAATATAGTCCGCAAATAGTAAACACATGGATGGCTGCTATTTTGATCTTATCCTTTGTAATCTAGATTTAAGTCATGATTGTTTGGCGATTTTTCCGAAAGATCAATCTTTCTCTCTACCTATATCAATATAGTCTGTAAATGGCAAACACGTGGATGGCTATTATTTTGATCTTATCTTTCGTGATCTAGATTTAGGTCATGATTGTTTGGCGCTTTTTTCAAAAGACCAATCTTTCTCTGCCGATATCAATATAGTCCGCAAATAGTAAACACGTGGATGGATGGTATTTTGATCGTATCCTTCATAATCTAGATTTAAGTCATGATTGTTTGGCGATTTTTCCGAAAAATCAATCTTTCTCTCTGCCGATATCAATATAGTCCGCAAATGATAAACACGTTGATGACTATTATTTTGATCTTATCCTTCGTAATCTAGATTTAGGTCCTGATTGTTTGCATAACtcttaattttagttttttttttttaacttttggatttgaattttaacttttagtttttgattttactgtaaactttagtttttcagaaaaattatattgtgctttttaattttgggttttagttttaaaatttttgatattaaaaaataaaaataattgttctaAATCTagtaaaaattatcaaataaacacacataaacttattttatagaactaatttaaaataaaacatcaatctatccataatattttatagtaattaaatttaaatagctacaatattttattagtgAATCTAagtttatgataaaaaaatttttttatagttttacattaaaaaaaaattatgtaaatctgaaaattctaaaatcaaGTTATGTTGGTGATAGACTTCACTAAAAATACTCCTTTTTCCCGTAGACAAATACTagttaaacttttatatatatgagCAAATCGACCTTTCATCATGCATGATGACTAAACCAGTTTTCATTTAAATGTTGATTTTATTCAAATTAGAATTCTACAcctaaaaaaaagaattctaaACTTAAGTTGAAAACCTAGCGGCGGTGGATGGGGGCTCAGAAGCCGAAGCTCTGTAATTGGTCGCCCTTAGAAAAGTACATAATGTACATCTATTGGGTTCTGAATACCCCGATCACACCAACCCATTGATTACtagataaaattattaaaccaaAGAAAGTTTTGGTAAATTTGTTTGGGCGTGCACAGAAATAACAAACCACTGAACTAGAAATACCGAAAGTTTATTAAATTGTCTTGTAACCCTGCTATAAAAAGTATAGAAATTGTTTAAACTACTTTAAGATGGCtaccattttataaaatatactcaATCAAAAGTATACTTTAATAtttaggtttaaggtttaatgatcacttagggtttagtatttaattaGAGGGTGAGGGTTGGATATATAAACttctacaaatattttataaattagttttaaaattaaacgaaTTAAAAgagttattatatatatatatgaaaatagttaCATTTTAGATGTAAATTTGAAAAATCGTATCAAACTTAtggtaaaattaaatttattttaaaaaatgaatacAGTACAACTTTGCTTTAGTAaacttttgtttgatttttttccatgtctctgttttaaaaagtaaatatggaaatgaagaaagaaagtaaacAAATCAGTTATGTATTTTCTGTCAAAAACTGGCTATCtattttttaattgataataatttatttgatatatgaATCTTATATTGACCGAATAGATTAAAGAATATCTCGAGCGTCTCACTAAATCATGTTGTAGTTATATTAGTTTGGACCCTTGGTGGCGCAATAgttttttgtttcgtttttcTGGAACTTGTCTTCTCAGACTCTCCTCAATCAGGTTGAGAGTCGACTATATTTTGTGGATACTCAGAACTCCCAACAATAATCTATTATCATATCATTATGTTGTTGCTATGTTAGAAGTCCACTCGATATTCTCACTTTTTTCGTTTCCTTTTTTTGTGTCAAGAATATTATtccttatatattatatatatatatatatatatatatatatatatatataatatattttgaaacttttatCCCTTATATATCAGTAGAAgaacatttaaaaatatgtaaggGGTGATTGGTTGGGTTGTAACAAGTGATTTTAGCTTTAATTTCTATCTATAACCACTTAAGTTACCAATCATGCTTAACTAGTTTTTTAAAgctaaattcaataaaataaaaaatggttgtaaaattcttattttctaaagaaaaaaatatggctgtagaaattattttctttttaaaatattgctGTAAGAATATATATCTTTATCATTTTTTCTCATTTAATTTCTACAGGTACACTAGATATATTTACATCAAAAAATTTTacagtataaaattatatagtatattttctATAGTTATAATCCAACTAATTACCCACGTAAcctcaaatttgtaaaaattaaaaagtatatatccTAGGTGTCAGTTAATTAGTATAGCAATTTGATGACTCGTCACATTcatatttcaattgaaaaaatTGTTGGTCCAAAGGCAATTGAGGCAAATTCACTAGGATTAATTAAATGTTATATGCATATCTCGCCAACCTTATAGTTTTCATACCGAGCGAGATTTAATACGACCATGTTAATGGTCTCTATTCGATATTAATTTCAAGAgattattaaaagaaacaatCAACATTATGTTACGTTAAAGCAAAAAGATTAAATgcacaaaaaatattttcgcactttccttaaataaaagctaggAATTTTCTAagatgaataataaatatttgataacattttttgtatcttagttctttatgtttgtttgattttatattattaaaagatattaaacaatcaaattaaccatataataaaattttaatttttttatatgttatattttgaattttttaaaatgactataaattattagaaattttaaaataccactttgaaaattttgtgatcaatgacttaatttattttgttataacaagacacaaatgatataaaattgtattaatgtggatttttatttaataaattttcaaattaaataattatatatatttctcttatatattaattgagaaaattacaatattattttgtagTGAATGTCACCATTAGAATGAAATTCAGAATTCTTAGAAAAGTAGGTTGGTccttcttaatttatattatactttttattaagcTAACTATCAAATGATAAATAGTGTACAAAAGAATAATTTTGCATTTTCCTGAAATTAAAACtacggaattacctaatatgattaacatatatatgacaattaatgattatgaataataaatatttgataacattgTTTGTATATTAgcaatttttgtttgatttttatattattaaaagatattaaacaatcacattaaccatataataaaaaatatttttttttatatgttatatttgattttttcaaacaactataaattattataaattttgaaataacactttgaaaattttgtgatcaatggcttaatttattttttataaaaagatgcaaatgatcataaaattgtattaatatggatttttatttaataaatattcaattaaataaatatatatttagctAACTGTTTAAAGCAAGAAAATGAGCTGCATCAATTTAGTCGTCTGGTTGAAAACCTTCGATTTTGAAAATAGAATGATAAAACCATTAAAATGATTCTCAGTGATGTTAaagtaaagtattaaaaatttgCAAAAATCTGTTTTTGTAATCAACATCCACGTAATGACCACACTACGgttttatagatatatacaaggtgataaaaattttaagtttaaatcGATCAAACTCGTCATAAATTCAAATAGATTTCggtccacaattacaattacaaatgttcaaTCCAATATATAGATGACTATATAAAGAAATTATAACtgtatgcatattaaaaaaatacaaacacatatacatatttaatttgttaatactatatattttaattttattatagcAAAACGCTTGTCTTATCATAATACAAACTAAAACAAGACTAATTCGGAAATCCAAGCCGGTGaacaatattttcattatcACACAAATCAAATGTGTTTAATCATGTGTTTCTAGTAGTTTGGATAAATTTTGCACCaaaattgaaactaaaatatataactaggatttgatagttatttttttatctatccAATATGTGTGAATGCGTAAACCATTATTACTCAACAAAAACGTAATTTCAAAACACAAAATACAACTTTTTATAGATAGTATGTATATACaatcaaatgaaatattttttttgacaaaccaaatgaaatatttttctgcgtaatttatattgtattaaatttgaaataatttctTTAAGCTAACATCGTTGTCAATTGGTTGATCATATACTTAGATGATCTACAAATAAGATAAAtgtattaaatttaattaattggAGGAGAAAGCAATGGCTAAAAAAGATATCGTGAGTAGGTATGTCTTGCAAGCAAAATATTCTTGAAAAGTTGCAAGTAGCAAATAAACAACGGGTAATCAATTAACTAACTACTATGGATTAAGAGAGCAGATTAACAGCTTAGCTATAAGCTTAGAATTTTATCGGATGTCCCCGAAGGGACAGCTATAAGCTTAGAATATGCgttttaaatctatatatatataaagaagagtgTTTCTCTCCCAATGTGACAACTAGGATGCCAGCGTGGAAATTCGCTTGCTCTCGCGTCGACACGTCAGCGTGTCATTTAAAGTTTGGGCTTTGAGTTAATATTGCTAATGGGCTATTGTATTTCGTCGACATGTCCGGCCGTGGAAGTGTGATACGCCCCCTAATCTTAGCTGTTCGCGCAGATCTCTGAATAGTGATCTTTTTCTCTGCGGCAGAAGCGCCTGTCCTTTGCGCTCCCTTCCCCTCGCTGAAACGGCCGAGCTTTAACATCATATACAATCCATTCAATTCCATCTCCCACTACGTTGTGAATCAATGCGTCGTTCATGGCTCCTAGGCGGTGTCGCATCTATATAAATATGTGAGTTCTTCTCAACTCGAACTCATCCTATATTTCTATCTATAGCGATAAACTGAATCCTGATTTCATGTCTCATTCTATGGTGTTCTTCTCCGACTTGAAGTCCAGCCGTTGCTCCTCCGTCGTCGAGGCAAGACTGCTCCGGTCTCCGGTCCTGGGAGGCAAGAAATATCGCGAGCTCATGTGGGTTGACATGCTCTTCCTGGACGTCAACGTGAGTTCtctcttctatttctttttcgGATCTGAGTTCGATCATTCCGGCGAGTCTATTTTGTTTACTGATGAATATATGACACTGTTTCTGTTGgtttattaatttacataatCATGAAATGTAGAAGCTTTATCTGTATATGGAGAGGAGCTTATATAGTTTAGTTTCTGAGCTACGTTACGAATGTGTTTTAGgcaaaaagaaattgaaaatgTATATCCATGTGTTGTAGGCAATTGAAGAACAAAGATGAGGATAGAGTAGTTAAGAACAATGAAGGTCTGCCTCAGCCATTTTTGGGAAGCTGCAATGATCGTGCAAGGCAGCTCCAGGCTTCTTCTTCAGGTCTTTTCCCATGTTTAAAGGTTTTATCTCTCTCACACTTCACTTTTTATCATtcagattatttatttttcacaaaCAATTCAGACTGTCGGCTGTGTTATGTTGTCTTcgtttaatatttctttttcatcgATCTATTTCGTCATCTACGGTTTTTTGCGAGACGAATCCATCACCATTAAAAACTATTGGGTTTGAAGTTTTTTAAGTAATGTAATCTTGGAAAAAGTTGAACAAGGAAGCAGAGAAATAATAGCATTAGCTTATAGGTTGCTAAGTCAGCTACTTTCAGAACTAAATTGCCTCACAGTTTTCTTTGTTGACTCGGTCAAGTTACTTGGTTTGAGGCTACGATCAGTTCGCAAGTGATTGACATAAATATTCTGCCGTTCA
It encodes:
- the LOC130510460 gene encoding uncharacterized protein LOC130510460, which produces MAYQRRSNMVSAVRMPQISGFVNPRFSPVFASPTIPNMYHHATVPTNNMVTSQNGHDRGQRVITSGQTDWNHSQNVFGKVTPTISNMYDHVMVPTNNMVTSQNGHDRGKRVITSGQTDWNHSPNVFGKVTPTISNMYDHVMVPTNNMVTSQNGQERVITSDPTIHPPNVFNNQWKTFYPEPIDYTKVDTSDNGGENKYRTQSIPNEKYGTYTCPKCHSPFDITPMISAARMELVHASNETSEDKEKGPSAETKKRSREQNHPDVNGKARKIESDDNVPEES
- the LOC130510681 gene encoding uncharacterized protein LOC130510681 isoform X2, whose protein sequence is MAPRRCRIYINIPAVAPPSSRQDCSGLRSWEARNIASSCGLTCSSWTSTQLKNKDEDRVVKNNEGLPQPFLGSCNDRARQLQASSSGLFPCLKAFNPLEVAKSQTL
- the LOC130510681 gene encoding uncharacterized protein LOC130510681 isoform X1 translates to MAPRRCRIYINIPAVAPPSSRQDCSGLRSWEARNIASSCGLTCSSWTSTQLKNKDEDRVVKNNEGLPQPFLGSCNDRARQLQASSSGVQSPGGSKESDPVKVARGVKAISRRTQSLVERFERRDTITLPEER